A single region of the Rhodococcus sp. W8901 genome encodes:
- the arsC gene encoding arsenate reductase (glutaredoxin) (This arsenate reductase requires both glutathione and glutaredoxin to convert arsenate to arsenite, after which the efflux transporter formed by ArsA and ArsB can extrude the arsenite from the cell, providing resistance.): MAKTATIYHNPRCSTSRNTLKLIEEAGIEPTVVKYLETPPSRDGLRKLLDDAGLRPSEAIRKKEALYKELGLAEASEDELLDAMVDNPILIERPIVVTDRGTVLARPYEKVREIL, encoded by the coding sequence ATGGCGAAGACCGCAACGATTTATCACAATCCCCGCTGCAGCACGTCGCGGAACACGTTGAAGCTCATCGAGGAGGCCGGCATCGAGCCGACCGTCGTCAAGTACCTCGAGACGCCGCCGTCCCGCGACGGCCTGCGCAAGCTGCTCGACGACGCGGGCCTGCGCCCGAGCGAGGCGATCCGCAAGAAGGAGGCGCTGTACAAGGAACTGGGGCTGGCCGAGGCGTCCGAGGACGAACTGCTCGACGCGATGGTCGACAACCCGATCCTCATCGAGCGGCCGATCGTCGTCACCGACCGCGGCACCGTCCTGGCGCGGCCGTACGAGAAGGTGCGCGAGATCCTCTAG
- a CDS encoding NAD(P)-binding oxidoreductase → MTGRRIVIAGGHGKISRHLTKLLTASGDRAVALIRNPDHEGPVRALGALPEIVDLEQATADQVAELLHDADAVVFAAGAGPGSGVARKDTVDRGAAVLLADAAELAGVRRFVQISSFGAGEPVPPGTDEVFAAYLAAKTAAEDDLRRREGLDWTILRPGGLTDDDPTGEVTLTDPPLERGTVPRADVAAVIAALLEPGADGRAPRAVGRTLMLTNGSIPIRDAVAALP, encoded by the coding sequence ATGACAGGTCGACGCATCGTCATCGCCGGAGGGCACGGCAAGATCTCCCGGCACCTGACCAAACTGCTCACCGCATCGGGAGACCGCGCGGTGGCGCTGATCCGAAATCCCGACCACGAGGGGCCGGTGCGCGCGCTGGGCGCCCTGCCGGAGATCGTCGATCTGGAACAGGCGACGGCCGACCAGGTCGCCGAGTTGCTGCACGACGCCGATGCGGTCGTGTTCGCCGCGGGCGCGGGTCCGGGCAGCGGTGTCGCACGAAAGGACACCGTCGACCGCGGTGCGGCGGTTCTCCTGGCCGACGCCGCCGAACTGGCCGGTGTCAGACGGTTCGTCCAGATCAGCTCGTTCGGTGCGGGCGAGCCCGTGCCTCCGGGTACGGACGAGGTCTTCGCTGCGTATCTGGCGGCGAAGACGGCCGCCGAGGACGACCTCCGGCGGCGGGAGGGGCTGGACTGGACGATCCTGCGACCCGGCGGGCTCACCGACGACGACCCGACCGGGGAGGTGACGCTCACCGACCCGCCGCTCGAACGCGGCACCGTTCCGCGCGCCGATGTCGCGGCGGTGATCGCGGCGTTGCTGGAGCCCGGTGCGGACGGCCGCGCACCTCGGGCGGTCGGCCGCACGTTGATGCTGACGAATGGCTCGA